cacgagctcttctaacttcagagagttcaaatttctggagagtttcagtgcagtgccaaaagctctccactccttaggcaaacttctgataatcttcttgacatgatcaccagtagagtagcccttgtttagcactctgattccagcaatcagagtttgaaatcttgagtacatctcctcaacggtttcaccagattccatcttaaactgctcatattgttgtatgagagcaagagccttggtttccttgacctcttcatttccttcatgcgtcatgaccaaggagtcaaagatgaatttagcagtttctttgtcagagatcttctcatactcaatatatgatattgagctgaatagcatggacttcgccttgtgatgatccttgaaacgcttcttctgagcgtcagtcatttcagaacgagggatcttcacacctgaagcatctactggatcagtatagccttcaatgaccatatcccagagatctgggtcagtaccaaggaaataacattctattctatctttccagtactcaaacttttcaccatcaaagattggtgctctgagttgattgttgttgttgttgttgtcagcggaagtattggcttgggccattgtttgtttttcacacaaggttctggatcactgaacactgttaggtgttaaaatcagaaccggagctctgatgccaattgaaggtgcgaaaaacactagaaagggggggggggggtttgaatagagtttttgtatctcgggtaaacttttggcctttttcaaaactcaaagataaaaactaagtgctgaatgataggaagtaaagcacacgagtattttatcctggttcacttgagataaaagctcaagctaatccagtccacctgtgaaggtgatttctttcttcttctgatgaaggcaatccactaaaatcaatgagtgttacaactgcactttgcaacctgctaagtgactaacagtacactgattttctcactagtatcctcttaagaagctgatctactgatcctcttaagactagctaaatactgaatcagccttgattcagtcctctcaagatccgaccaaccttggtctcttgatgaactttacaatatgatgtaaaaggtttcgggtttacaatgagtgcttctaacaagcgaatagtaaactcagatgtttaagaacagtgaagaaataatgctaagagaatggttcgtatatgttgaatattttcagcacggTTTCTTagcctttttcttcttccttcagcctttatatactccaaggcttgtgatgtagccgttgctagggttttatccgttggagtggcaattctgtaatatcagactgctaggctgtacaaggtaggtggcggacagactgagacttgtacgacgttgtactgtgatagcgacctgtcctttcaccagttgacttgagatgaaggagcttcagatgaacgttgatgaagcttctgatcatcgtcagattgaagcttggattcttctgaccttgcaacttctgctactgaacgagttcctcagaacttctgatcgtcagagctagaatagcttgggccttcagaaccaacttcttgtaaatcttcagaacttgagtcttctgcttctggaccgttccactggaacatctggtcttcataacttctgacttgagttcttcagatcttcttgagagcttccatcttcagagcttctgaggtatttgccactgttcagaacgaacatggtaggttaatgaactctctttttagtagcccttggttcttcttcttctgaacgaataggcttgggtcagattcagaacctgtttgtcacaacttaaaaagacaaacgttagggtaccacaattgttcatcatcacaaaccttaattgtaatcatcaaaacatagagatgcaaccactgatcaaaccatGATCTTACATTCCCCACTGATCTCTAGTACCCTCGTCCATAGCTACAACAAACTAAACCCATTGTGAAAAAAGAACCCACAACAATCAAAAGCCAATAAACCCACCGTAGTTCTTACATACTAGCACCACCATGGTCGTCTGCGTACCACCAAAAGCAGCGCCCCTCCTCCCCGAATCGCACGACCAGTGCCACCATCGTGCAAATCGCGTCGCGCCGAATCACGATTGCATCATGAGAGGCTGAGGGATTCGACGGTTGTGGGTTCAGAGGACGGGATTCGGCGGTGGTATTGGTTCACAGAGGAGAATCGGCGGTGGTGAATGTTTTTAAGAAGGGGATTTGAAAGGGTTGGGAtggcaaaagaagaaaaatggagAACAGGAAAAGAGAacagagatgaagatgataagaggatgaagaagatgatgttttttatttttttattaattttatcaatttaaaattattaaaaaaatccaaatcaACCAAAAACGTTAATTTTTTGACGGAAAACTGGTCGGGGACCAAAATTGCTAACAGAGCCTAACGTTGGGGTAacgaaatgctatttttaagtTTAAGGATCCCGTTTGCACAATTCAGAaacctgggggaccaaaagtgcgaATAAGCCTAAAAAAAGGAAAGAGGAACCGTGAAAGTAGAGAGGGAGAGATCAGTGAGACAGAGGTTGGTTAGATCGTTAGAATATGAAATAATATTTGATATCTTAGATTAATCtttatttaattaagattaGGATTAGGAATTTACCCATTACTATAAATATGAGtaagtattttatctttcttcaagTATTCACAATGTAATCCCTATTGCATTCgacttcttttctctcttcttcctcttttttaAATTGCTTCTCtttacatggtatcaagagTTTTTACAACGTGTCAATTTACTGATGCTAAGTCTGATGGGCTGTCACACTCCAAAAGGCCCAAGAGAGCTAAGAAGAAGCCTATTAAGATTAAAGACAATATCTAAACGTGACTAAGGGAATTTACTAGTTATGCATTATATTAGATAATCCACCTATCCATTTGTTAAGTAGTATTAATATTTAGAATTACATCAAGTGAGAATTGGGCCACTTGTGGGCTTGTCCCAAGAGTCCAATGACACATTAGAATATATTGTATCCACATCCATTCTAGAACCTTATTGAAAGTTGAGCTTGCTCACAATctgtttcttcttttattttgagatttctTCTCTGCTAGGGTTCTAGGTAGGGTTCTTCCTACCAAATTTGGTGCTTTCATATGGCTACTCCTCCTCCCACACCTCCAACCTTGGATTCACTCCAGGACATCATCACCTCTCTGATCCAGTACCAAGAAACACGCAATGAAGGATTCAATGCCATCCTCCAAATCCTCTCACAACCGCTCACCTCTCTCACCGGACTTGGAACGCAGCAACAACCTGGCCAATCACCACCACTGGGCCATGGTCACACTCAGGGGCTGCCACCAGGCTTCGTTTCACTGCCTCGGGTCCAAAACGCCTCTGGATCTGGAACTTCATCCTTTGAGCACACTGATGGTGCTGCTCTCTCATCACATTCCAAGCCGATGAAGCTGCAATAGTCCCTTTCAACGGATCTGACCCACTTGATTGGATCATCAAGACCGAGCAATTCTTTCACTACCACCATACAACCCAAAGTTAGCGTTTGGATCTCATGGCCTTCTATATGGAGGGAGATGCACTGGGATGTTACAAATGGATGCATACCAATGATTAACGAAACTGTTAGGAAGATTTCACTTGAGCTCTCACTCTCCGTTTTGGACCGTCTTCCTATGATAACCCGCATCATGAGCTGTTTAAGTTGCGGTAGACGTCCTCAGTCATCGAATACCAAACCAGATTCGAAAGGCTATGCAACCAGGTGAATGGTTTATCTCCTGGGACTATTTTAGATTGTTTCATTTCTGGATTGCTACCTGAAATTAAAGGACAACTGGCTATTTTAAGACCTTATTTTGTGTCAAATGCAATCGGGTTAGCAAAATTAGTAGAGGCAAAACTGAAAGACTCCAAACCTCAGAGCTACAAACCTGTTAAATATGCCATGTCTGCTCATCCACACTCGCATTACCCACCAAAAACAGGTCTCTATTCTTCCCCTTCCACACCCAAATAGGGTACACCACCCCCACCGAAGCCAATTTCTGTCTATTCAATCCGCAATGCAGGAAAGACGAGCTCAGGGTCTGTGTTACAATTGTGATGAAAAATATGTATTAGGACACAAATGTCAAACAAAACAATTTTTGATATTGCAAGTGGAAGAACCAGAAGGGGAGGAACAACAGGTTCAAATAGAAGAAAATCCTGTACTTGAACTAGGAAACGAACAAGAGGAGGAGGTGATTCACTTCCAACTTTCTGCTACTTCTCTTCAGGGGTTGCCTTCGCCCAAAACCATCAAATTCTATGGGACAATATTTGGCCAATCAGTGCACGTTTTAGTCGATTGTGGCAGCTCCCACAGCATAATTACCCCCACGGCTGGCTCAATTCTTACGCCCGTCAGTCCACTCAATTAATACCCTTCCGGTAATGATGGGAAATGGGGAGCAAATTTATTGCATTGGAATCTGCATCAACACACGTTATTAGTAAAAGTGCAGGAATTTAAGGTACCTCTTTACATTCTGAATATACAAGGAGCTGATGTAGTACTTGAAGTCGAATGGTTACGCACCTTGGGCTCGATTATATCTGATTTTGCTGTGCCGCGCATGACATTCATGGTCGAGGGAAAACCATTCACATTGCAAGGGGACACACCACAATTACCTTCACCTACCACCGCCCCCCAATTACATCGGCTGATGCATTTGGACTCAGTATCTGAACTCCTTACTGTTATGTTGTACCCGGTTGAAGATACTCAACCTGCAACCTTGCTGCAATTGGACAGCGCTGACAATTCCTTCCCTGACTTGGACCCTCAGCTTAAAAACTTGCTGCTGTCTTACCAATCAGTTTTCTCCCCGCCTCATGGTTTGCCACGCCCATGAGAGCACGACCACCAAATCACATTACTACCAAACACTTCGCCAGTCAACTTAAGGCCCTACCACTACCCGCACTCCAAGAAGGAAGCTATGACTTCCCTCCTTTCAGACATGTTACATGAAGGGATAGTCAAACCCAGCACTAGTCCATTCTCATCCCTCGTGCTTTTAATCAAGAAAACAGATGAGAGTTGgagattttgtgtggattataGACGGTTAAATGCACTCACAGTGAAAGACAGGTTCCCAATACCAACAATGGATGAGTTACTTGACGAGCTGGGAGGTTCCACCATATTTTCCAAGATTGATCTTCGATCTGGATTTCATCAGATTAGAGTCGCTGAATCTGATACTCACAAGACTGCCTTTCGGACCGTGGATGGGCACCATGAATTCTTGGTCATGCCATTCGGACTCACGAATGCACCTTCAACTTTTCAAGCAACATTGAATGATCTCCTCCGACCCTATTTGCGGAAATTTGCCTTGGTATTCTTCGATGACATCTTGGTCTATAGTCCCACCTTGGAGGCTCACTTATGCCACCTCCGAACCATTCTGGATGCCCTTCTAACAAATTAGTATTTTACCCAGATGAGTAAATGTGAATTTGGGGTCACATCAGTCAACTACCCGGGACATATAGTTTCTGCAAAGGTCGTAGAACCAGACCCTGAGAAGGTGACATCAACTATGGAATGGCCAACCCCACGAAATTTGACAGCCCTTCATGGTTTCTTGGGGTTAACTGGGTTTTATCGACGCTTTGTCCGCCAATACGCCCAACACGCCTCTCCATTGACTGATCTGCTCAAGCAAGGAGCTTTCACTTGGAATGAGAAGACAGTCACGActttgcagaaattaaaagaatTGGTCACCTCTACGCCAGTGTTAGCCTTTCCAGATTTCAAACTTCCCTTTGATTTGGAAACTGATGCATCTGGAACTTCTATTGGAGGTGTACTCTCTCAAAATTCACACCCTTAGCTTTCTTTAGTAAAAAGCTAACCCTGCAAATGCAAAATCGGTCCACGTATGTATGTGAGATGTACGCCATTACTGAGGCGGTTAAAAAATGGCGACAATATCTCATAGGAACTAAGTAAGGGTGTTTACCGATCAACAAAGCCTCTGCCACTTATTGTCACAGACAATGCAAACACCCGAGCAACAGAAGTGGGCTACGAAGCTGATAGGATTCCAATTCGAGATCCATTACAAGCTAGGGACTGCGAATAAGGTAGCTGATGCCTTGTGCAGTTTCCCGCCCGAACCACAAGCACATGAACTAATCTTCAACGCGTTATCTACAACCATTCCCTCAGTCTTAACAGACCTTCAAGGTTATTACAACTCCTCAGAAGGAAAGACAGAGATGCAAAATAAAGTTTTAGAAAAGGAATATTATTAGCATCAAGGACTCTTATTACTAACAGAGTTTGTTTGTTCCAGACTTACCCTCCTTGCGTGCCACCATACTGGCTGAGTTCCATTCCACTCCCAATGGGGGACACTCAGGTCTGCAACCTACAATGTCTCTCATATATCATCCTTCAACTGGCCTGGATTATACACACAAACGAAGGAATTTGTTCAAACTTTTGCTACTTGCCAACAAAACAAGTACCttccaaagaagaagcaaggATTGTTGCAGCCATTACTATGCCCCACAACAGTTTGAGAAGACCTCTCCATGGACTTCATAACTGGTAGACCACCTTTTCATGTCCACTCAGTgatttgggtcattgtggatAGACTTACCAAGTATAGTCACTTCCTGAGACTTACTGCAAAATTTACAGCACAATCATTAGCCAACAAGTCTTCTGCTGAAATTTGCAAATTGCATGGAATACCACGTTCCTTTGTTTCAAAAAGGGACAAAATCTTCCTCATCCATTTTTTGCGAGAGTTGTTCAAGGTCCATGGAACCAAGCTAAAGTTCAGCACCTCAAACCATCCGGAGACAGATGGCCAAACAGAGGTAGTTAATAGGGGATTAGAAGCGTATTTACGGTGCTTCGCCAGTGAGCAGCCTCAAACGTGGTTCAAATATTTTCACCTAGCTGAGCTTTGGTACTACCACACCGCAACTGGAATTACCCCTTTTCGAGTTCTTTATGGTCGAAATCCCCCTAACCTACTCGACTACGTCGTTGGAAGTGCTTCAATAGAATCCATTGATGCCTATTTGCAACAAAGAAACCACATAGTCAAGATCCTGAAGGCAAATTTGCAGAAAGCACAAGACAAGATGAAACAAGAGAAGGACAAGCACATAACAGATTCTGTTTTTCCAGAAAGGGATTGGGTCTTGCTGAAACTCCAGCCTTACCGTCAACAATCGCTTCAAAGACGCTCCAGTCAGAAGCTATCTCGACGCTATTACGGGCCCTTCAAAGTGCTACGCCGCGTCGGCCAGGTGGCTTATGCGTTGGATCTTCCACCAACCTCCAAGCCACATCTAGTTTTTCATGTTTCTATGCTCAGGAAGTTCCATGGAGACCCCGAGCTCTCCTTTGTCCCTTTACCCCCACTAGAAACCGACGTCATGAGTGCTACACCGACAGCTGTGGTCGCACTAGAACCTCCAACCATCACCGGAGGCACCTCAGGAACTAGGGGCACCACAAGCCTTGACCTTGACATCAAGGACGCACAAGACTCAGAAGAGCTTAATGAGGAATCAGAGTTGAACACCCAAGAGCTCACTGCTGGGAATGAACTTGAAGATGAATTGGAAGAATTGGGTCGAGATGAATCGATTTTAGAGGGAGAAGGAGAGGGAACTTTAGAGGGAGAAAGTGATATGAGGACTTTAGCAAAAGTGCAAGGAAGATCTATTGAATCTAACTCTCTTAATGAACACCCATGTGCTATTGAGCAACAACTAGCTAGGATAGAAGAAAACTTTCCCCGTTTTTCACGCGTCAACAGTCCAAAACACATCTCCAAAACCGAATTTGACCACACTACACGGGTTATGACTTGCTACCAAGGAACAACATGGAGCTGTTGGATGCTCTGTCCCAAGTCCTTCAAGGCCATCCAAAGGGAACCCATTCCGAGGGCTTCTCTATCCACCCACTGTTGATTGGACCAAGACTACCCATGGGGCCCGCTCTGCGTCCGATTCCCATGTGCCAGCTTTAACCTGTGTCGACCCTAACTCAACCCTCACATACTCTTCTCCTAACCAGGGCATTGGACCACCCGACCCGCAACCCGCTTCGGCCCATAAACCAACCccatccttgaggacaaggctgTCTCAAAAGGGAAAGGACATGGTGCTAAGTCTAATGGGCCGTCACACTCCAAAAGGCCCAAGAGAGCTAAGAAGAAGCCTATTAAGCTTAAAGACTATATCTGAACGTGACTAAGGGCAATGCTGATAATTCACTAGTTATGCATTATACTAGATATTCCACCTATCCATCTGTCAAGTAGTATTAATATTTAGAATTACATCAAGTGAGAATTGGGCCACTTGTGTGCTTGTCCCAATAGTCCAATGACACATTAGAATTTATTGTATCCACATCCATTCTAGAACCTTAATGAAAATTGAGCTTGCTCACAATCTGtttcttcttttactttgaGATTTATTCTCTGCTAGGGTTCTAGGTAGGGTTCTACCTACCACTTACCTCCACATGACGACCTACTCTGCGCGTAGTGACGCATTCAACCTCTGCTTCGTCTGTACATAACTGAAGTCGGGTCGCCAACAACCGTCATCCTCTCTACGCGTGAATCTCACCTCGTTTTCTCCTCCTACTCTCACTTGCCGCCCTCAAATCTTTGACTAGGTGTTTTATTTCCTTTATAAAATGTTGGTCGAAGTTAATTTTGGTCTTCTTTTGGATTGTATTGTAAAAGCTTCTCCAGTGCTAATTCGTAGAGGTGAGTTCTTAAGCTAAAACTAAGATCTAGGTTCTTAAGCATTGGATGTGGGTGACGtggagtttttagttcttaaaaataagaactagttcttatataagcaactttgttttatgagttcttagcataaaaacaTATGGCTTAATTGCATATTTAGTCCCTGAAGTAACACGATTGTGCAAAAGTGATCTCtcttgtttaaaacgagcggtcAATGTCCCAAATCTTTGTTCCGTGAGCGTTTTTAGTCCTTCCGTCTATTTCTGTCAGTTGACTAACAGAATTTGCTGATATGGCACTCATTAATTGACATGGCAACTTATGTGGCCCTTCCATgtagataaataattaataaaacatacatttataaaacaaataaattttaaaaataaaaaaataaattaaacccagaattcctttctTCGTCATCATCAACTTCACCACCCCAACCAGACCGTGCAGCCACCCTCAACCCCACACACCGTGCAACCACCCTCAGCCCATAACTCATTCACCCCCTTCCACTGTATCACTCCATAAACCCAAGGTGAGAGGAGAGATGAGAGATcaaggagaaagaaagaaccCCATCACCAACAAAGATCAAAACCATAACCTCAAATCATGATCAAAAAAAGGAAGATGAAAGGTGAAAGACAAATCACAACGCTGATTCGGCCTCCATCGTCACCAAACCCCACCATCACTGTATCCTCATCGCATCGTTGTCGCCAAACCCCACCATCACCGTATTTCTCTCTTGAATCGGTTCCACCTTGCCCTCTCCCACCCAATTTCCCCCTCTGTCGCCAACCTCCCACTGTCTGATTCCTCTGTCCACTCAACAACCCAGTTATGCAACCCTTCCCCTTCGTGGCATTAATTTTCGCTCTCATTAACCAGATCTACAACGCGGTCGAAATACAGAGAGAGGGATGGAGGTTGTGATCGGTGAGAGGGAAATAGATCAAGGAGAAGATGGCGGTGGTGGGAGGGAAGAAGAAACTTGATGGAAGTTTTTTCCACCTGAAAATTGTTCTTTGAAAGTGTTGAGACATCCAGAGAAAAGATCAGCAGAGGATTCATAGATGCAAACGAGGAACATGAGTGCAAGGAAGACAAGGTTGTAAATGTCTGGGAAGTTGGAAGTGGAATCGAGTTTGGGGAATTTGATTAAGGGGGTGGTGTTTTTGTTGGAGCCATAGTGGGGATTGGGGAATCTGCCACAATGGTGAAAGAGAGGTTAGGGGAGAGGCAATATGTTTCAATGGTGGGATTGAgtgatgattttcattttttatcattCATCAATGGTGGTGGGATTTTGACCTTGGTGGGTGGTTGTGACttgagagaaagaagaagatagtGGGGTTGggaaggggaagaagaagaacaaaatttcatatttatttatttattaattaattaaattagtgCCACATCAGCGAATTCCGTTAGTCAACTGACGGAGATGGACATAAGGACTAAAAACGCTCACGGCAAAAGATTTGGGATGTTGActgctcgttttaaacattagGGATCAATTTCGCACAATGGTATTACTTGAGGGATCAAatttgcaattaagccaaaacatattttttctctctcatccaaattgctttattactttatgacttttgttttattgctttatgaaaataaaaagtagaaataatgtggttggtgaaaccaaatgaatagtgctaagaactaagaactcatggttggagcaaaatcggCAAAAGCTGCTTAAGaattgcttaagcacatgtgacagtacgggcccacataaatTGTGAAAGTACTTGATTGTTTAAGGTTTCAATTCCTCTTATACTCATCGCATTAGTAAACTTAATTACAAATATGGGCTTATATATACATTCTAGGCCTGGAAATTAGAGTGCCGAGATATGTATTGTTTTGTCGAGACATGAATCTTGGAATTTTGTTCCTTTGTTTTATCTGGTTCTCAGGGAGTTTGTTGAA
This is a stretch of genomic DNA from Lotus japonicus ecotype B-129 chromosome 1, LjGifu_v1.2. It encodes these proteins:
- the LOC130748569 gene encoding uncharacterized mitochondrial protein AtMg00860-like, yielding MSKCEFGVTSVNYPGHIVSAKVVEPDPEKVTSTMEWPTPRNLTALHGFLGLTGFYRRFVRQYAQHASPLTDLLKQGAFTWNEKTVTTLQKLKELVTSTPVLAFPDFKLPFDLETDASGTSIGGVLSQNSHP